One genomic segment of Agromyces intestinalis includes these proteins:
- a CDS encoding ABC transporter permease has protein sequence MTALVTEPAHRATGRTARPGIVALGLSRIRYEVTGYFRSPDAVFFTFLFPLVMLGIFTAAFSSAGDIVPGPGAEGITIGAYYLPGMLAAGVLLSGVQNLAVDIATEKGDGTLKRLGGTPLSPVSYFLGKIGQVFVTGVLQAALLLVVAATVFGIALPTDAESWMTFAWVFVLGLTASALLGIALSALPRTGKSATAVVIPIVLVLQFISGVYLQFNMLPEWMQNIASAFPLKWMAQGMRAAFLPDDFAALEQHGTWDLGWVAIWLAVWLVVGLVISRVTFRWIRRDA, from the coding sequence ATGACCGCCCTCGTCACCGAGCCCGCCCATCGGGCCACCGGTCGCACCGCCCGGCCCGGGATCGTCGCGCTCGGCCTGTCCCGCATCCGCTACGAGGTGACGGGCTACTTCCGCTCGCCCGATGCGGTGTTCTTCACGTTCCTGTTCCCGCTCGTGATGCTCGGCATCTTCACCGCCGCCTTCAGCTCGGCCGGCGACATCGTGCCCGGGCCGGGCGCCGAGGGCATCACGATCGGCGCGTACTACCTGCCGGGCATGCTCGCCGCGGGCGTGCTGCTGTCGGGCGTGCAGAACCTCGCGGTCGACATCGCGACCGAGAAGGGCGACGGCACGCTGAAGCGCCTGGGCGGCACGCCGCTGTCGCCGGTGTCGTACTTCCTCGGCAAGATCGGCCAGGTCTTCGTCACCGGGGTGCTGCAGGCCGCGTTGCTGCTCGTCGTGGCAGCGACCGTGTTCGGCATCGCGCTGCCGACCGACGCCGAGTCGTGGATGACGTTCGCGTGGGTGTTCGTACTCGGCCTGACCGCGTCGGCGCTGCTCGGCATCGCGCTGTCGGCGCTGCCGCGCACGGGCAAGAGCGCGACCGCCGTCGTGATCCCGATCGTGCTGGTGCTGCAGTTCATCTCGGGCGTGTACCTGCAGTTCAACATGCTGCCCGAGTGGATGCAGAACATCGCGAGCGCGTTCCCGCTCAAGTGGATGGCGCAGGGCATGCGGGCGGCGTTCCTGCCCGACGACTTCGCGGCGCTCGAGCAGCACGGCACGTGGGATCTGGGCTGGGTCGCGATCTGGCTGGCGGTGTGGCTGGTCGTCGGGCTGGTGATCAGCCGGGTGACGTTCCGGTGGATCCGTCGCGACGCGTGA
- a CDS encoding sensor histidine kinase produces MLNRRWWDAAAVAVALVVTVINALDTPYGPHTWGTWAVAAAFLLSYAVYLRGRIGSTSPGHHIAVTLVLSALIFAGTAIEPSFAVLQAIAYPFVWITAPSTRRAVEASVALSFAVALGYPVHSGVDGILPGIGIAVLSLAFSIALGLWISHIAEVGEEHARLLEEFQAAQGELAALHRDAGVTQERARLAREIHDTIAQSLTGLVMVAQRTGNRLGGVPGESAELARRDVALIEEMARDALTEARGLVASLAPVEVDTTLADALGRLASSFERETGVQVTVRADAPGLGRELEVVLLRAAQEGLANVRKHAGAANAWIELRAAPDAARLSVRDDGVGPGPSEGHALGELGFGLAGLRDRVGLAGGRIAFGAAPGGGALLSVEVPRGGKGSDGAAGATGPDAAERAERPTGSEPSPVANAPTDASAPQPAPSAASARDAAACARPETSGTPPTALDRDPAERGRPEASAPVRGEATA; encoded by the coding sequence ATGCTGAATCGGCGATGGTGGGACGCTGCGGCAGTCGCCGTCGCGCTCGTCGTCACGGTGATCAACGCGCTCGACACGCCGTACGGCCCGCACACGTGGGGCACGTGGGCGGTCGCGGCGGCGTTCCTGCTCTCGTACGCGGTCTACCTGCGCGGACGCATCGGCTCGACCTCGCCGGGGCACCACATCGCGGTCACGCTCGTGCTGAGCGCGCTGATCTTCGCCGGCACGGCGATCGAGCCGTCGTTCGCCGTGCTGCAGGCGATCGCGTACCCCTTCGTGTGGATCACCGCGCCGTCGACTCGGCGTGCGGTCGAGGCGAGCGTCGCCCTGTCGTTCGCCGTCGCCCTCGGGTACCCGGTGCACTCGGGGGTCGACGGCATCCTGCCCGGCATCGGCATCGCCGTGCTGTCGCTCGCGTTCAGCATCGCGCTGGGCCTCTGGATCTCGCACATCGCCGAGGTCGGTGAAGAGCACGCCCGTCTGCTCGAGGAGTTCCAGGCCGCCCAGGGCGAGCTCGCGGCACTGCACCGCGACGCCGGCGTCACCCAGGAACGCGCCCGCCTCGCCCGCGAGATCCACGACACGATCGCGCAGAGCCTCACCGGTTTGGTCATGGTCGCGCAGCGCACCGGCAACCGGCTCGGCGGCGTCCCCGGCGAGTCCGCCGAGCTCGCCCGCCGCGACGTCGCGCTCATCGAGGAGATGGCGCGCGACGCGCTCACCGAGGCGCGCGGCCTGGTCGCCTCGCTCGCCCCCGTCGAGGTCGACACCACCCTCGCGGACGCGCTCGGGCGACTCGCATCGAGCTTCGAGCGCGAGACCGGCGTGCAGGTCACGGTGCGAGCGGATGCTCCGGGGCTCGGGCGCGAGCTCGAGGTCGTGCTGCTGCGGGCCGCGCAGGAGGGACTCGCGAACGTGCGCAAGCACGCCGGCGCCGCGAACGCGTGGATCGAGCTCAGGGCCGCACCCGATGCCGCGCGCCTCAGCGTACGCGACGACGGCGTCGGCCCGGGCCCCTCGGAGGGGCACGCGCTCGGCGAACTCGGGTTCGGGCTGGCGGGGCTGCGCGATCGGGTCGGGCTCGCCGGCGGACGCATCGCGTTCGGCGCGGCACCCGGCGGCGGGGCGCTGCTGTCGGTCGAGGTGCCGCGGGGCGGGAAGGGTTCGGACGGCGCGGCCGGTGCGACGGGCCCCGACGCCGCGGAGCGTGCGGAGCGCCCGACCGGCTCCGAGCCGTCTCCGGTCGCGAACGCACCGACGGATGCCTCGGCGCCGCAGCCGGCCCCGTCGGCCGCGTCGGCCCGTGATGCAGCGGCCTGCGCCCGGCCCGAGACATCCGGAACGCCCCCGACCGCGCTCGATCGCGACCCCGCGGAACGCGGCCGGCCCGAAGCATCCGCCCCCGTTCGCGGCGAGGCGACCGCATGA
- a CDS encoding response regulator — translation MTGPIRIVVADDHPIVRAGIVGLLESAGDLEVVGEASDGEEAVALAESTRPDLVLMDLRMPRLDGAEATARIRASAGDAPRVLVLTTYDTDEHIVAAIEAGASGYLLKAAPQDEILAGIRAVVAGETVLAPSVAAQLVRRVRAEAAAGAGSSAPPPPALSPRELEVLRLVAAGASNPEIARTLFLGEATVKTHLAHAFEKLGVSDRTRAVTRAMELGLL, via the coding sequence ATGACCGGGCCGATCCGCATCGTCGTGGCCGACGACCATCCGATCGTGCGCGCCGGCATCGTCGGGCTGCTCGAGTCCGCGGGCGACCTCGAGGTGGTCGGCGAGGCCTCCGACGGCGAGGAGGCGGTCGCGCTCGCCGAATCGACCCGGCCCGATCTGGTGCTGATGGACCTGCGGATGCCCCGGCTCGACGGCGCCGAGGCGACCGCGCGGATCCGGGCATCCGCGGGCGACGCCCCGCGGGTGCTGGTGCTGACGACCTACGACACCGACGAGCACATCGTCGCCGCGATCGAGGCCGGCGCGAGCGGATACCTGCTGAAGGCGGCGCCGCAGGACGAGATCCTCGCGGGAATCCGCGCGGTCGTCGCGGGCGAGACGGTGCTGGCGCCGTCGGTCGCGGCGCAACTCGTTCGGCGGGTACGCGCCGAGGCGGCGGCCGGGGCGGGCTCGTCGGCTCCCCCGCCGCCCGCGCTGTCGCCGCGCGAGCTCGAGGTGCTGCGGCTCGTCGCCGCGGGCGCGTCGAACCCCGAGATCGCCCGAACGCTGTTCCTCGGCGAGGCGACCGTGAAGACGCATCTCGCGCACGCGTTCGAGAAGCTCGGCGTCAGCGACCGCACCCGCGCCGTGACCCGCGCGATGGAGCTCGGCCTGCTCTGA
- a CDS encoding phosphoenolpyruvate carboxylase, with amino-acid sequence MSLPAAPFAASAHSASEADREAVRVEVDAALRADVSLLGGLLGRVLVEAGGAELLDDVERLRGLAIAGYEGDPEAFGIAEGLVEGFTSERAEQVARAFTVYFHLANLAEEHHRVRVLRERDAAGTGRSDGLADAVARLEHEVGASEARRRLDALRFHPVFTAHPTEARRRAVASGIRRIADLLARRDGAAPGALTTADLDRRLLEEIDVLWRTSPIRTTRPTPLDEVRTAMSIFDQTVFEIVPRVYRLLDDWLLGDRAGVDAPQAPAFVRFGSWIGADRDGNPFVTAEVTELAAAVQAEHVLLGLERAATRIGRTLTLDSSDTPPSPELVDLAARQAALAPDVASQIGVRAPHEPHRRAVLVIAARIAATREHGAGGAAHGSALAYASPEDLLADLRTVQGSLRASGAARSANGELQHLIWQVETFGFHLAELEVRQHSKVHRQALDEVRAGGEPSDQTREVLDVFRTITRLQQRYGVRAARRYIVSFTQSTADLANVYELAAAALGSAEDAPVLDVIPLFETFADLDAATGILDGLITLPQVQARLAASGRKLEVMLGYSDSSKDVGPVSATLALHAAQARIAEWAARNDIELTLFHGRGGALGRGGGPANEAVLAQPPGSVDGRFKVTEQGEVIFAHYGDQAIAVRHVEQMAAATLLASAPSNEARTREAADRFAELGSRLDEVSRARFFELVKADGFAPWFAQVTPMEEVGLLALGSRPARRGLSVESLEDLRAIPWVFAWTQARINLTGWFGLGSALAAVDDDALLHEAYAEWPLFASMIENVEMSLAKTDVRLAERYLALGDRPELAKLVLDELALTREQVLRTAGHAELLAGRPVLRRAVRLRSPYVDALSLLQLRALRSVRADGRVDPVDADRRLLLLTVNGIAAGLQNTG; translated from the coding sequence GTGAGCCTTCCCGCAGCGCCATTCGCGGCATCCGCCCATTCCGCCTCCGAAGCCGACCGCGAGGCCGTTCGAGTCGAGGTCGACGCGGCCCTGCGCGCCGACGTGAGCCTCCTCGGCGGCCTGCTCGGTCGCGTGCTCGTCGAAGCCGGCGGCGCCGAACTGCTCGACGACGTCGAACGGCTGCGCGGGCTCGCGATCGCCGGCTACGAGGGCGATCCCGAGGCGTTCGGCATCGCCGAGGGGCTCGTCGAGGGCTTCACGTCCGAGCGCGCCGAGCAGGTCGCGCGGGCCTTCACCGTGTACTTCCACCTCGCGAACCTCGCCGAGGAGCACCACCGGGTGCGCGTGCTTCGCGAACGCGACGCGGCCGGCACCGGCAGGTCCGACGGGCTCGCCGACGCGGTCGCGCGACTCGAGCACGAGGTCGGTGCCTCCGAGGCACGTCGCCGGCTCGACGCACTGCGGTTCCACCCGGTCTTCACCGCTCATCCGACCGAGGCCCGCCGCCGCGCGGTCGCATCCGGCATCCGGCGCATCGCCGACCTGCTCGCCCGGCGCGACGGCGCCGCGCCCGGCGCGCTCACCACCGCCGACCTCGACCGCCGCCTGCTCGAAGAGATCGACGTGCTGTGGCGCACGTCGCCGATCCGCACCACTCGGCCCACCCCGCTCGACGAGGTGCGCACGGCCATGAGCATCTTCGACCAGACCGTCTTCGAGATCGTGCCGCGCGTGTACCGCCTGCTCGACGACTGGCTGCTCGGCGACCGGGCCGGGGTCGACGCGCCGCAGGCGCCCGCGTTCGTGCGGTTCGGCTCGTGGATCGGCGCCGACCGCGACGGCAACCCGTTCGTCACGGCCGAGGTCACCGAGCTGGCCGCCGCCGTGCAGGCCGAGCACGTGCTGCTCGGGCTCGAACGCGCCGCGACCCGCATCGGCCGCACCCTGACTCTCGACTCGTCCGACACCCCGCCGTCGCCCGAGCTCGTCGACCTCGCCGCCCGCCAGGCCGCACTCGCACCCGACGTCGCGTCGCAGATCGGCGTGCGCGCGCCGCACGAGCCGCACCGCCGTGCGGTGCTGGTCATCGCGGCACGCATCGCGGCGACCCGTGAGCACGGCGCGGGCGGTGCCGCGCACGGCTCCGCCCTCGCGTACGCGAGCCCCGAGGACCTGCTCGCCGACCTGCGCACCGTGCAGGGCTCGCTGCGCGCGAGCGGCGCCGCCCGCAGCGCGAACGGCGAGCTGCAACACCTGATCTGGCAGGTCGAGACGTTCGGATTCCACCTCGCCGAGCTCGAGGTGCGCCAGCACTCGAAGGTGCACCGGCAGGCGCTCGACGAGGTGCGAGCCGGCGGCGAGCCGAGCGATCAGACCCGCGAGGTACTCGACGTGTTCCGCACGATCACACGGCTGCAGCAGCGGTACGGCGTGCGTGCCGCCCGCCGGTACATCGTCTCGTTCACCCAGTCGACCGCCGATCTCGCGAATGTGTACGAGCTCGCCGCCGCGGCGCTCGGATCCGCCGAAGACGCCCCGGTGCTCGACGTGATCCCGCTGTTCGAGACGTTCGCCGACCTCGACGCGGCGACCGGGATCCTCGACGGGCTCATCACGCTGCCCCAGGTGCAGGCGCGACTCGCGGCATCCGGTCGCAAGCTCGAGGTCATGCTCGGCTACTCCGACTCCTCGAAGGACGTCGGGCCCGTCTCGGCGACCCTCGCGCTGCATGCCGCGCAGGCGCGCATCGCCGAGTGGGCGGCGCGCAACGATATCGAGCTCACGCTCTTCCACGGGCGCGGCGGGGCGCTCGGACGCGGCGGCGGCCCCGCGAACGAGGCCGTGCTCGCCCAGCCGCCCGGCTCGGTCGACGGCAGGTTCAAGGTCACCGAGCAGGGCGAGGTGATCTTCGCGCACTACGGCGATCAGGCGATCGCGGTGCGGCACGTCGAGCAGATGGCCGCGGCGACGCTGCTCGCGTCGGCGCCGTCGAACGAGGCGCGCACCCGCGAGGCCGCCGACCGCTTCGCCGAGCTGGGCAGCCGCCTCGACGAGGTGTCGCGAGCGCGGTTCTTCGAGCTCGTCAAGGCCGACGGCTTCGCGCCATGGTTCGCCCAGGTCACACCGATGGAGGAGGTGGGTCTGCTCGCCCTCGGCTCACGGCCCGCCCGCCGCGGGCTCTCGGTCGAGTCCTTGGAGGATCTGCGGGCCATCCCCTGGGTGTTCGCGTGGACGCAGGCGCGCATCAACCTGACCGGATGGTTCGGGCTCGGGTCGGCGCTCGCGGCCGTCGATGACGACGCGCTGCTGCACGAGGCGTACGCCGAATGGCCGCTGTTCGCGTCGATGATCGAGAACGTCGAGATGTCGCTGGCCAAGACCGATGTGCGGCTCGCCGAGCGGTACCTCGCCCTCGGCGACCGCCCCGAGCTGGCGAAGCTCGTGCTCGACGAGCTCGCGCTCACCCGCGAGCAGGTGCTGCGCACCGCCGGCCACGCCGAACTGCTCGCCGGGCGCCCCGTGCTGCGCCGCGCGGTGCGGCTGCGCAGCCCGTACGTCGACGCGCTGTCGTTGCTGCAGCTGCGTGCGCTGCGCTCGGTTCGCGCCGACGGCCGGGTGGACCCGGTCGACGCCGATCGACGCCTGCTGCTGCTCACCGTCAACGGCATCGCCGCGGGTCTGCAGAACACGGGCTGA